From the Hyalangium gracile genome, one window contains:
- a CDS encoding fatty acid desaturase family protein encodes MQDGTQEEAHLAAGGAAALDEVAEPPRSAGLRPRDLITRSNLRGAVALFGDWFLIISAAAFSIWADHILAYLFSVCVIGTIQFSLRETVLHEAVHYNLFRTRVLNEWSQVLHAWPFFYDVNEYRRAHFAHHRDLMGPGDPIPDAYYRAGYQNRKRGLWWLWGLRPLLGYAGLTYIVQFARPTPIRILTLIAMLAGAWGLGRVEGLKILGLYWFVPLLTINACHDHWFGITDHLHVSRSRSRSYTSWLWNFFHHGIGYHQVHHMYPAIPWYNLKKAHEAFCPPDAELSRNLLETYRQITSPEGALPIRPENPTRGFLKKAMDVMNWYPSRSEQPR; translated from the coding sequence ATGCAAGACGGAACGCAAGAGGAGGCTCATCTCGCGGCGGGAGGTGCGGCGGCCCTAGATGAGGTCGCCGAGCCCCCTCGCTCGGCCGGGCTGCGGCCTCGCGACCTCATCACTCGCAGCAACCTTCGCGGCGCGGTGGCCCTCTTCGGCGACTGGTTCCTGATCATCAGCGCCGCCGCCTTCAGCATCTGGGCGGACCACATCCTCGCCTACCTCTTCTCCGTCTGCGTGATCGGCACCATCCAGTTCTCCCTGCGAGAGACGGTGCTGCACGAGGCCGTGCACTACAACCTGTTCCGGACCCGCGTCCTGAACGAGTGGTCCCAGGTCCTCCACGCGTGGCCGTTCTTCTACGACGTGAACGAGTACCGGAGAGCCCACTTCGCGCACCACCGGGACCTCATGGGCCCGGGGGACCCCATCCCCGACGCGTACTACCGGGCCGGCTACCAGAACCGGAAGCGCGGGCTCTGGTGGCTCTGGGGGCTCCGGCCGCTGCTGGGCTACGCCGGGCTGACCTACATCGTCCAGTTCGCCAGGCCGACGCCCATCCGCATCCTCACGCTCATCGCGATGCTGGCCGGCGCATGGGGGCTGGGCCGCGTGGAGGGGCTGAAGATCCTGGGCCTGTACTGGTTCGTGCCCCTGCTGACGATCAACGCCTGCCACGACCACTGGTTCGGCATCACCGACCATCTCCACGTCAGCAGGTCCCGGTCGCGCTCCTACACCAGCTGGCTGTGGAACTTCTTCCATCACGGGATCGGCTACCACCAGGTGCACCACATGTACCCGGCGATCCCCTGGTACAACCTCAAGAAGGCCCACGAGGCGTTCTGCCCCCCGGATGCCGAGCTCTCCAGGAACCTGCTCGAGACCTACCGGCAGATCACGTCGCCGGAAGGGGCACTGCCGATCCGTCCCGAGAACCCGACTCGGGGCTTCCTCAAGAAGGCGATGGACGTGATGAACTGGTACCCGTCGCGCTCGGAGCAGCCCCGCTAA
- a CDS encoding DUF5916 domain-containing protein, giving the protein MLHTATVTLAVTLALLSPRIAGASEGDGALQAGRATERIDINGVWDEPAWASALPFDGFVQIFPSEGGAPTERTEVRVLYDDRNLYVAFTCFDSQPDQLNRNLGRRDSPPPSDSVEVVIDSAADRRTAYTFGVNAGGVLFDSLVQDNGTTSTEWDAVWDAAVQVRPDGWSAELRIPLHILRFSKATLQKWGFLARRRLARTNEVITSALVPRTGSGQVSRIGTLEGLRDLTPRPYVELSPYLAARTALQPQFSDPSRPDPRLLNPALDVGLDLQMALSSELVLTATVHPDFGQVEADELILTLANAEPYFPEKRPFFAQGLELFQPPPSGNGAILAQQFFYSRRIGLTTPILGAAKVAWSVTPELDVALLDAYVLGAQAPEFDEATPDRRFRLGLLHFGPANALPRTPQIPQNFLVAVSRWRPREDVTLGGRVAMATPFAGACSEEDAALSEEEQPLGCLAQGGNTGAIEWELRSPDSDWGLSGQLLGSQTVGGPPLRLLADGTALSRGATGLGAYVTAGKFGGEPFRFDVTYRYNAPTLELNAIGYLPYQNEHVGAVHLRYTRPSGFGLLHAFDLYSVAYGTWTADGQGIDRNRRLAVGSAAVIPGFHELTLELGTLDPRFDTREIPGTGIAYQRVGFHYLNLLLQTNPHRPLSFFMDGVLKYAPNAASPSGEQGWVADAGLTYRPNSRFESKLSVSAELTPNEPRWVDQVEDELIFGALTARSLSLILRLQWVLTPRLTLQTYAQHFSELGRYDRFFRGTPGAGSHIRLSELTPVDYGGSVDFHGSALNLNLVLRWEYRLGSLLYFVYTRSQEQAPGGALPRTVLPSGLPSGPTSDAVMVKWSYFWSS; this is encoded by the coding sequence ATGCTCCACACAGCCACGGTGACACTGGCCGTTACCCTCGCCCTGCTCTCGCCGCGCATCGCCGGCGCGAGCGAGGGCGACGGGGCGCTCCAGGCAGGCCGGGCCACGGAGCGGATCGACATCAACGGGGTGTGGGACGAGCCCGCGTGGGCCAGTGCCCTCCCCTTCGACGGCTTCGTCCAGATCTTCCCCTCCGAGGGTGGAGCGCCCACCGAACGGACGGAGGTGCGCGTCCTGTACGACGATCGCAACCTCTATGTGGCGTTCACCTGCTTCGACTCGCAGCCCGACCAGCTCAACCGGAACCTCGGGCGGCGGGACAGCCCGCCCCCGTCGGACAGCGTCGAGGTGGTCATCGACTCGGCGGCCGATCGCCGTACCGCCTACACCTTCGGAGTGAACGCGGGCGGAGTGCTCTTCGACTCGCTGGTGCAGGACAACGGCACCACGTCCACCGAGTGGGACGCGGTCTGGGATGCCGCGGTCCAGGTACGCCCCGACGGCTGGTCCGCGGAGCTTCGCATCCCGCTGCACATCCTCCGCTTCTCCAAGGCCACTCTTCAGAAGTGGGGCTTCCTCGCCCGGCGGCGCCTGGCGCGCACCAACGAGGTCATCACCTCCGCCCTGGTGCCCCGGACTGGCAGCGGTCAGGTCTCCCGCATCGGCACGCTCGAAGGCCTGAGGGACCTCACCCCACGGCCATACGTGGAGCTCAGCCCGTACCTGGCCGCCCGCACCGCGCTCCAGCCGCAGTTCTCCGACCCGAGCCGGCCCGATCCGCGCCTGCTCAACCCCGCGCTCGACGTCGGGCTGGACCTGCAGATGGCGCTCTCCAGCGAGCTGGTGCTGACCGCCACGGTCCACCCCGACTTCGGCCAGGTCGAGGCGGACGAGCTGATCCTCACCCTGGCCAACGCCGAGCCCTACTTCCCGGAGAAGCGTCCCTTCTTCGCCCAGGGGCTGGAGCTCTTCCAGCCGCCGCCCAGCGGCAACGGCGCCATCCTGGCGCAGCAGTTCTTCTACTCACGCCGCATCGGCCTGACGACGCCCATCCTGGGAGCAGCCAAGGTGGCCTGGTCGGTGACGCCGGAGCTCGACGTGGCGTTGCTGGACGCCTACGTCCTCGGCGCGCAGGCGCCGGAGTTCGATGAAGCCACGCCGGACCGTCGCTTCCGGCTGGGACTGCTCCACTTCGGCCCCGCGAACGCGCTGCCGCGGACGCCTCAGATTCCCCAGAACTTCCTGGTGGCGGTCTCTCGCTGGCGGCCTCGGGAGGACGTGACGCTCGGAGGCCGGGTGGCCATGGCCACGCCCTTCGCCGGCGCGTGCAGCGAGGAAGACGCCGCGCTCTCCGAGGAGGAACAGCCGCTCGGCTGCCTGGCGCAGGGGGGCAACACGGGAGCCATCGAGTGGGAGCTGCGGAGCCCCGACTCCGACTGGGGACTGTCCGGCCAGCTCCTGGGCTCGCAGACGGTGGGCGGGCCTCCCCTGCGGCTCCTGGCCGACGGCACCGCCCTGTCTCGCGGCGCCACCGGCCTTGGCGCCTACGTCACGGCGGGCAAGTTCGGCGGAGAGCCTTTCCGGTTCGACGTCACCTACCGCTACAACGCCCCCACCCTCGAGCTCAACGCCATCGGCTACCTGCCCTACCAGAACGAGCACGTGGGAGCCGTGCACCTGCGCTACACGCGACCGAGCGGCTTCGGCCTGCTCCACGCCTTCGACCTCTACTCGGTGGCCTACGGGACGTGGACCGCGGACGGCCAGGGCATCGACCGGAATCGCCGACTGGCCGTGGGGAGCGCGGCGGTCATCCCAGGCTTCCACGAGCTCACACTGGAGCTGGGCACCCTCGACCCGCGCTTCGACACGCGGGAGATCCCCGGCACGGGCATCGCGTACCAGCGCGTGGGCTTCCACTACCTCAACCTGCTCCTCCAGACGAACCCGCACCGGCCCCTGTCCTTCTTCATGGACGGAGTGCTCAAGTACGCCCCCAACGCCGCGTCGCCGAGCGGGGAGCAGGGCTGGGTGGCGGACGCGGGGCTCACCTACCGCCCCAACAGCCGCTTCGAGTCGAAGCTCTCGGTCAGCGCGGAGCTGACGCCCAACGAGCCGCGCTGGGTGGACCAGGTGGAGGACGAGCTCATCTTCGGCGCGCTCACGGCTCGGAGCCTGTCGCTGATCCTCCGGCTGCAGTGGGTGCTCACGCCTCGGCTGACGCTGCAGACCTACGCGCAGCACTTCAGCGAGCTGGGCCGGTACGACCGCTTCTTCCGAGGAACCCCGGGCGCAGGCTCGCACATCCGGCTGTCGGAGCTCACCCCAGTGGACTACGGGGGCTCGGTGGACTTCCACGGCTCCGCGCTGAACCTGAACCTGGTGCTGCGCTGGGAGTACCGGCTCGGGTCGCTCCTCTACTTCGTCTACACCCGCTCGCAGGAGCAGGCACCTGGGGGGGCCCTCCCCCGGACGGTGCTCCCTTCGGGCCTGCCGAGCGGCCCGACGTCCGATGCCGTGATGGTGAAGTGGTCCTACTTCTGGAGCAGCTGA
- a CDS encoding non-ribosomal peptide synthetase — protein sequence MTDVLLDFVTKLRQLEVKLWLEQDQLRCSAPKGVLTGELRASISARKAELMALLREARASTREATSSIPKAPRPAELPLSFAQQRLWFFDQLEPESPVYNIASALRLRGELDVRALEAACTGLVHRHEVLRTTFGSVDGRPFQVVHPPGPHPLPVISLEEHPPQEREAVARRMAEEEARRPFSLSRGPLLRTSLLRLAPDHHILLTTLHHIVTDAWSDQVLNRELVTLYAAARAGVPANLPVLPIQYADFAVWQRQWLQGEVLESQLDYWRKQLADSPTVLELPTDRPRPPEQTYRGDRHSFVLPAALTSALRALSQRQDATLAMTLLAGFSALLQRYTGQEDFLVGSPIAGRRHVETEGLLGFFVNTVVLRARPSARGTFQQLLAGIRETSLGAYAHQDLPYETLVEKLQHTRDLSRGSLFQVMFGMATGNEGEVTLPGLTIEPLDTVSKVAHFDLIIEFEERSDELICRLKYSSDLFDASTIERMGRHLRRLFESVAAAPDIRLADIPLLSPEEERQVLVDWNATEAHYPADTPIHELIEAQAARTPEAPAVMVARAEGHGASDLPPLTYRELDARSNQLARHLRALGVGPEVRVAICFRRSPEALVAILAVLKAGGVYVPLDPQYPRQRLAFVIQDTQPLVLLTQRELLDELPPPGEARVVCLDQEWEHISRESTSRLERNVSPDNLVYVIYTSGSTGQPKGVMISHRGLQISNTARLHYYRATARRYLLLSSFAFDSSVAGIFWTLCQGGLLVLPEQDLQQDTVELVRCIDRLRVTHLLCVPTFYQQLVEAAPHGKMRSLEVAIVAGETTPHELINTHLERFPQAGLFTEYGATESSVYTTIYRYEPGGLRGRVPVGRPVENNEIYVLDAGMRPVPIGVKGEIYLGGPGVARGYYRRPELTAKSFVPHPFSREPGARLYKTGDMGRLRADGVLEFLGRIDQQVKVRGYRIELEEIEAALAQHPSVQATAVSVREDIPGNPRLVAYVVPRSDEPAPAREGSPIDEAQLDRVSQFQAMYDQLYGHTEGFSSEDPSINHRIWIDTYDHKPIPLDVIHEVVDDTVQRILALKPRRVLEIGVGTGLLLLRIASKTERYLGVDFSETALDRLRSLLAKRPPLPGVSLMQGAAHEVDRIREEPFDIVVINEVSQHFPSLDYCVALLEKLVPLVRPGGRIFIGGVRPLPLLEMFHATVQLHRASDEVRREELQRIAHAYLAGDKDLCIDPEFFRAVRAHIPALSQVWMQLKGGRHRNELTRFKYDVFFEVQGPRQAPLEVEWLDWRARRLTLADVRAMLAQETPETLALANVPNARLSQEGQAMTLLASPRGPSTVGELRRALAALPPSPAEDPEDFREVAEKLGYDVVIDWAGDGRDGAFNAVFHRRPRRHFEVVRPVAAGGPAPRQAWSAYGNDPLREQSRRALVPTLRDFLQKQLPAYMVPSAFVVLDALPLNPNGKVDRKALPSPESTRQGPDDGFVPARNPVEERLAAIWAQVLRLERVGIHDNFFDLGGDSILSVQIVARATQAGLRLAARQMFAHQTIAELAAVVGSAPSAAAEPELVTGEVPLTPVQHWYLSQDPVAPHHFNQAVMLVAREPLNLEKLEQSVRHILRHHDALRMRFERTGTGWSQRCMPPDERVVLESFDLSGLPSEQRRAAIEATAARLQEGLSLEQGPLLRVARFVPGPGEPERLLLIAHHLVVDGISWRILLEDLQTAYQQLREGRAPHLPDKTTSYQRWARRLVQYARTPSHALDFWRQLPTSGTARLPVDGSDPSPSARAVGAARTHTCALGAEETRALRQEVLKAFHCEINDVLLTALASALTAWTGERRWLIDLEGHGREPLFEDVELSRTVGWFTSLFPVVLTHEGDDLLDTLQAVRSRLRSLPNRGIDYGILRYLRGPGEEQVPALQPELVFNYLGQFDQVFDSNALFRPADESVGPTISPLSHRPHLLEVNSLEHEARLRVNWTYSPELHRPETIERLAEHFLEALRRLVALARAGGTRRPTPADFPLARVDRAELERLLANRGPVEDLYPLALSQQEMFDETRARPGTWAYFIQISGRISGAFSPEAFEQACQRVIERNPVLRTAVVFEGVREPHQVVQREARLAAERIDATGFSPEQRDAELRQRLEHGQRRFELERAPLMRLELVQVAPERFHLIWSTHHGMLDGWCMSLLLHEVFTLYKSLARGTAVELPPRPPFRELLHWLARQDRSRAEAWWRRELSGLALPAHVEPTGERPEWQWAEQRARLSRETTEALSGMARRHRLTLNTLVQGAWALTLARGQSRQEVCFGATSVVRPAEVPGVEEIIGPLLNTLPLRARLEPQAPATDWLRALQARQQEQRPFEHVALSTLRRWIGAPEGAPLFDSIVRFQNYPTQFALEQLELGFKFDRMRVVDRWPYPLALVVVPGERLGIELSHRLDRVGPEQARLLLEQFRRLLTKLAEAPEQRLAALMEV from the coding sequence ATGACGGACGTCCTGCTGGACTTCGTGACGAAGCTGCGCCAGCTCGAGGTGAAGCTGTGGCTCGAGCAGGATCAGCTCCGCTGTAGCGCGCCCAAGGGGGTGCTCACCGGAGAGCTGCGCGCGTCGATCAGCGCTCGGAAGGCCGAGCTGATGGCCCTGCTCCGGGAGGCTCGGGCCTCCACTCGCGAGGCCACCTCCAGCATCCCCAAGGCGCCACGGCCCGCGGAGCTCCCGCTCTCCTTCGCGCAGCAGCGCCTCTGGTTCTTCGACCAGCTCGAGCCGGAGAGCCCCGTCTACAACATCGCCAGCGCCCTGCGGCTTCGGGGCGAGCTCGACGTCCGCGCGCTCGAGGCGGCCTGCACCGGGCTGGTCCATCGGCACGAGGTGCTTCGGACCACGTTTGGCAGCGTCGACGGACGGCCCTTCCAGGTCGTCCACCCGCCGGGTCCCCACCCGCTTCCCGTCATCTCCCTGGAGGAGCACCCGCCACAGGAGCGCGAGGCGGTGGCCCGCCGCATGGCGGAGGAGGAGGCGCGGCGTCCCTTCTCGCTGTCCCGGGGGCCGCTGCTCCGGACCTCCCTGCTGAGGCTGGCCCCGGATCACCACATCCTGCTGACGACGCTGCACCACATCGTCACGGATGCCTGGTCCGACCAGGTGCTCAACCGCGAGCTCGTCACTCTCTACGCCGCGGCGCGAGCCGGCGTTCCCGCGAACCTGCCGGTGCTGCCCATCCAGTACGCGGACTTTGCCGTCTGGCAGCGACAGTGGCTCCAGGGTGAGGTGCTCGAGTCGCAGCTCGACTACTGGCGGAAGCAGCTCGCTGACAGCCCTACCGTCCTCGAGCTGCCCACCGATCGCCCCCGCCCACCGGAGCAGACCTATCGCGGGGATCGGCACAGCTTCGTGCTCCCCGCGGCGCTCACCTCCGCGCTTCGCGCCCTCTCCCAGCGCCAGGACGCCACGCTGGCGATGACGCTGCTGGCGGGCTTCTCGGCGCTGCTCCAGCGCTACACCGGGCAGGAGGACTTCCTGGTCGGCTCACCCATCGCCGGCCGCCGCCATGTCGAGACCGAGGGCCTGCTCGGCTTCTTCGTGAACACGGTGGTGCTGCGCGCCCGCCCTTCGGCCCGCGGGACGTTCCAGCAGCTGCTGGCCGGGATTCGGGAGACCTCGCTGGGTGCGTACGCCCACCAGGACCTCCCGTACGAGACCCTGGTGGAGAAGCTCCAGCACACGCGCGACCTCAGCCGGGGCTCGCTCTTCCAGGTCATGTTCGGCATGGCCACCGGCAACGAGGGCGAAGTCACGCTGCCCGGCCTCACCATCGAGCCGCTGGACACCGTGAGCAAGGTCGCGCACTTCGACCTGATCATCGAGTTCGAGGAGCGCTCGGACGAGCTCATCTGCCGGCTGAAGTACAGCTCGGATCTCTTCGACGCGAGCACCATCGAGCGGATGGGGCGGCACCTGCGACGGCTGTTCGAGTCCGTCGCGGCGGCTCCGGACATCCGTCTGGCGGACATCCCGCTGCTCTCCCCCGAGGAGGAGCGGCAGGTGCTGGTGGACTGGAACGCGACCGAGGCCCACTACCCGGCCGACACGCCCATCCACGAGCTCATCGAGGCGCAGGCGGCCCGGACCCCCGAGGCCCCGGCGGTCATGGTGGCTCGCGCGGAAGGCCACGGCGCCAGCGACCTGCCGCCGCTCACCTACCGCGAGCTCGATGCTCGCTCGAACCAGCTCGCCCGGCACCTCCGGGCGCTGGGCGTCGGCCCGGAGGTCCGGGTGGCGATCTGCTTCCGGCGCTCGCCCGAGGCGCTGGTGGCCATCCTCGCCGTGCTCAAGGCCGGCGGCGTCTACGTCCCGCTCGATCCGCAGTACCCGAGGCAGCGGCTCGCGTTCGTCATCCAGGACACGCAGCCGCTCGTGCTGCTCACCCAGCGCGAGCTGCTCGACGAGCTCCCTCCTCCCGGAGAGGCCCGGGTGGTGTGCCTGGACCAGGAGTGGGAGCACATCTCCCGGGAGAGCACTTCCCGCCTGGAGCGCAACGTCTCCCCGGACAACCTCGTCTACGTCATCTACACGTCCGGCTCGACGGGGCAGCCCAAGGGCGTGATGATCTCCCACCGGGGCCTGCAGATCTCCAACACGGCGCGGCTCCACTACTACCGCGCGACCGCTCGGCGCTACCTCCTGCTGTCGTCGTTCGCCTTCGACAGCTCGGTGGCCGGCATCTTCTGGACGCTGTGCCAGGGCGGACTGCTCGTGCTGCCCGAGCAGGATCTCCAGCAGGACACGGTCGAGCTGGTGCGGTGCATCGACCGGCTGCGCGTCACGCACCTGCTGTGCGTGCCGACCTTCTACCAGCAGCTGGTCGAGGCTGCTCCGCACGGGAAGATGCGCTCGCTGGAGGTGGCGATCGTCGCGGGAGAGACGACTCCCCACGAGCTGATCAACACGCACCTGGAGCGATTCCCCCAGGCGGGCCTCTTCACGGAGTACGGCGCGACCGAGTCCTCTGTCTACACCACCATCTACCGCTATGAGCCGGGCGGGCTCCGTGGGCGCGTGCCCGTGGGCCGGCCGGTGGAGAACAACGAGATCTACGTCCTGGATGCCGGGATGCGCCCGGTGCCCATCGGGGTGAAGGGCGAGATCTACCTGGGCGGACCCGGCGTCGCGCGCGGGTACTACCGGCGCCCCGAGCTGACGGCGAAGAGCTTCGTGCCCCACCCGTTCAGCCGGGAGCCAGGGGCGCGGCTCTACAAGACCGGAGACATGGGCCGCCTGCGCGCGGACGGCGTGCTCGAGTTCCTCGGCCGCATCGATCAGCAGGTGAAGGTCCGTGGGTATCGCATCGAGCTCGAGGAGATCGAGGCGGCACTCGCGCAGCACCCCAGCGTCCAGGCCACGGCGGTCTCGGTCCGCGAGGACATCCCAGGCAACCCACGCCTGGTGGCGTACGTCGTCCCTCGGTCCGACGAGCCGGCCCCTGCCCGGGAAGGCTCGCCCATCGACGAGGCGCAGCTGGACCGCGTCTCCCAGTTCCAGGCGATGTACGACCAGCTCTACGGGCACACCGAGGGGTTCTCGAGCGAGGATCCATCGATCAACCACCGGATCTGGATCGACACCTACGATCACAAGCCCATCCCGCTGGATGTCATCCACGAGGTCGTGGACGACACGGTCCAACGCATCCTCGCGCTGAAGCCACGGCGGGTGCTGGAGATCGGAGTGGGCACGGGGCTGCTGCTCCTGCGCATTGCCTCCAAGACGGAGCGCTACCTGGGCGTGGACTTCTCGGAGACGGCGCTCGACCGGCTGCGCTCGCTGCTGGCGAAGCGTCCGCCCCTTCCCGGGGTCTCGCTGATGCAGGGCGCGGCCCACGAGGTGGACCGGATCCGCGAGGAGCCGTTCGACATCGTCGTCATCAATGAGGTCAGCCAGCACTTCCCCTCCCTGGACTACTGCGTCGCGCTCCTGGAGAAGCTGGTGCCGCTCGTTCGCCCGGGCGGTCGGATCTTCATCGGCGGCGTGCGCCCACTGCCCCTGCTGGAGATGTTCCATGCGACGGTGCAGCTCCACCGCGCCAGCGACGAGGTACGTCGCGAGGAGCTCCAGCGCATCGCGCATGCCTATCTGGCGGGCGACAAGGACCTGTGCATCGACCCGGAGTTCTTCCGGGCCGTGCGCGCGCACATCCCCGCGCTGAGCCAGGTGTGGATGCAGCTGAAGGGCGGGCGCCACCGCAATGAGCTGACCCGCTTCAAGTACGACGTCTTCTTCGAGGTCCAGGGCCCGCGCCAGGCTCCGCTCGAGGTGGAGTGGCTCGACTGGCGGGCTCGGCGGCTCACGCTCGCGGACGTCCGCGCGATGCTCGCCCAGGAGACGCCGGAGACGCTGGCGCTGGCCAACGTGCCCAACGCCCGTCTGTCCCAGGAGGGACAGGCCATGACGCTGCTCGCGTCTCCCAGGGGACCTTCCACGGTCGGAGAGCTGCGGCGGGCACTGGCGGCGCTCCCTCCTTCGCCGGCGGAGGATCCGGAGGACTTCCGGGAGGTCGCCGAGAAGCTGGGCTACGACGTGGTCATCGACTGGGCGGGTGATGGCCGGGATGGCGCGTTCAATGCCGTCTTCCATCGCCGCCCGCGCCGGCACTTCGAGGTGGTTCGCCCGGTGGCTGCTGGAGGCCCCGCCCCCCGCCAGGCCTGGAGCGCGTATGGGAACGATCCGCTCCGGGAACAGTCCCGGCGCGCGCTCGTCCCCACGCTGCGGGACTTCCTCCAGAAGCAGCTGCCGGCCTACATGGTCCCGTCAGCGTTCGTCGTGCTGGATGCCCTGCCGCTCAACCCCAATGGCAAGGTGGACCGCAAGGCGCTCCCGTCGCCGGAGTCGACCCGACAGGGACCGGACGACGGCTTCGTCCCCGCGCGCAACCCGGTGGAGGAGCGCCTGGCCGCCATCTGGGCCCAGGTGCTGCGGCTGGAGCGCGTGGGCATCCACGACAACTTCTTCGATCTGGGCGGTGACTCGATCCTGAGCGTGCAGATCGTCGCTCGGGCGACCCAGGCCGGGCTGCGGCTCGCCGCGCGGCAGATGTTCGCGCACCAGACCATCGCCGAGCTGGCGGCGGTGGTGGGCTCGGCTCCGTCCGCCGCCGCGGAGCCCGAGCTCGTGACGGGGGAAGTGCCGCTGACTCCCGTGCAGCACTGGTACCTGTCCCAGGACCCGGTAGCGCCCCACCACTTCAACCAGGCGGTGATGCTCGTCGCTCGCGAGCCGCTGAACCTCGAGAAGCTCGAGCAGTCCGTGCGCCACATCCTGCGGCACCACGACGCGCTGCGGATGCGCTTCGAGCGGACCGGCACCGGCTGGTCGCAGCGCTGCATGCCTCCCGATGAGCGCGTGGTGCTCGAGAGCTTCGACCTGAGCGGCCTGCCCTCGGAGCAGCGACGCGCCGCGATCGAGGCCACCGCCGCCCGTCTCCAGGAGGGCCTGAGCCTCGAGCAGGGGCCCTTGCTGCGCGTCGCCCGCTTCGTGCCCGGTCCCGGCGAGCCGGAGCGACTCCTGCTGATCGCCCACCACCTGGTGGTGGATGGAATCTCCTGGCGCATCCTCCTGGAGGATCTCCAGACGGCGTACCAGCAGCTGCGGGAGGGGCGAGCACCGCACCTTCCCGACAAGACCACCTCCTATCAGCGCTGGGCGCGACGGCTCGTCCAGTACGCGCGCACCCCCTCGCACGCTCTGGACTTCTGGCGGCAGCTACCGACCTCGGGCACGGCCCGGCTGCCTGTGGACGGCTCCGACCCCAGCCCATCCGCCCGAGCGGTGGGCGCCGCCCGGACGCACACGTGCGCGCTCGGCGCGGAGGAGACTCGCGCGCTCCGGCAAGAGGTGCTCAAGGCATTCCACTGCGAGATCAACGACGTCCTGCTGACCGCGCTGGCGTCCGCGCTCACCGCGTGGACCGGGGAACGCCGCTGGCTCATCGACCTCGAGGGGCACGGTCGCGAGCCGCTCTTCGAGGACGTCGAGCTGTCGCGGACGGTGGGCTGGTTCACCTCGCTGTTCCCCGTGGTGCTCACGCACGAAGGGGACGACCTGCTCGACACGCTCCAGGCCGTGAGGTCCCGCCTGCGGAGCCTGCCGAACCGGGGCATCGACTACGGCATCCTGCGCTACCTGCGCGGGCCCGGAGAGGAGCAGGTCCCCGCGCTCCAGCCGGAGCTCGTCTTCAACTACCTGGGGCAGTTCGACCAGGTCTTCGACAGCAACGCGCTCTTCCGGCCGGCCGATGAGTCCGTGGGGCCGACCATCAGCCCGCTCTCCCACCGCCCGCACCTGCTCGAGGTCAACAGCCTGGAGCATGAGGCACGGCTGCGGGTGAACTGGACGTACAGCCCGGAGCTCCACCGCCCGGAGACCATCGAGCGGCTCGCCGAGCATTTCCTCGAGGCGCTGCGGCGGCTCGTCGCGCTCGCTCGGGCGGGCGGAACCCGACGTCCCACCCCCGCCGACTTCCCGCTCGCCCGCGTCGATCGCGCGGAGCTGGAACGGCTCCTGGCGAACCGTGGTCCCGTGGAGGACCTGTACCCGCTGGCGCTCTCGCAGCAGGAGATGTTCGACGAGACGCGGGCGCGTCCCGGGACGTGGGCCTACTTCATCCAGATCTCCGGGCGCATCTCGGGCGCCTTCTCTCCAGAGGCCTTCGAGCAGGCCTGCCAGCGGGTCATCGAGCGCAATCCGGTGCTGCGCACCGCGGTGGTGTTCGAGGGAGTCCGTGAGCCGCACCAGGTGGTCCAGCGCGAGGCCCGACTGGCCGCCGAGCGAATCGACGCGACGGGCTTCTCACCGGAGCAACGAGACGCGGAGCTGCGACAGCGGCTCGAGCACGGCCAACGTCGCTTCGAGCTGGAACGGGCTCCCCTCATGCGCCTGGAGCTCGTCCAGGTCGCGCCGGAGCGCTTCCACCTCATCTGGAGCACCCACCACGGGATGCTGGACGGATGGTGCATGTCCCTCCTGCTCCACGAGGTCTTCACCCTGTACAAGTCCCTCGCGCGTGGGACGGCGGTGGAGCTGCCCCCCCGCCCACCGTTCCGTGAGCTGCTCCACTGGCTGGCACGCCAGGACCGCTCCAGGGCGGAGGCCTGGTGGCGGCGTGAGCTCTCGGGCCTCGCCCTCCCAGCCCACGTGGAGCCGACGGGAGAGCGCCCCGAGTGGCAGTGGGCCGAGCAGCGTGCCCGTCTGTCGCGGGAGACCACCGAGGCCCTCTCGGGGATGGCACGACGCCACCGGCTCACGCTGAACACCCTGGTCCAGGGCGCCTGGGCCCTGACGCTCGCGCGCGGCCAGAGCCGCCAGGAGGTCTGCTTCGGAGCGACCTCGGTGGTGCGTCCCGCGGAAGTGCCAGGGGTGGAGGAGATCATCGGGCCCTTGCTCAACACGCTCCCCCTGCGCGCACGGCTGGAGCCCCAGGCGCCGGCCACCGACTGGCTCAGGGCACTGCAGGCGCGCCAGCAGGAGCAGCGCCCGTTCGAGCACGTTGCCCTCTCCACCCTGCGCCGCTGGATCGGCGCGCCGGAGGGGGCGCCCCTGTTCGACAGCATCGTCCGCTTCCAGAACTACCCGACGCAGTTCGCCCTCGAGCAGCTCGAGCTCGGGTTCAAGTTCGACCGGATGAGGGTGGTCGATCGCTGGCCCTACCCGCTCGCGCTGGTCGTGGTCCCGGGCGAGCGGCTGGGGATCGAGCTGAGCCACCGGCTCGATCGCGTCGGCCCCGAGCAGGCCCGGCTCCTGCTGGAGCAGTTCCGGCGGCTCCTCACGAAGCTGGCGGAAGCGCCGGAGCAGCGGCTCGCCGCGCTGATGGAGGTATAG